CATGAAATGAAAAGCCACAAAATTATTAGCTGTTGTCATCCCTCTATTCCTAATCTTAGAAGGTTAGTGACCTGGTGTTTCATATATTATGTCCTTATTATTTCGGATACTTTTTACGCTTACGCCCTGTTTCGTAATTAGATTTCCGTAAGTTTTATTTCTTCTAACTTATTTACAGCTTCTATTGTTTTTTTCACGGTGTTCCAGTGGCTGGTACAATCACACTCGCGAAGGTGTTATATGACACCGACGAAGGGATATTGTTGCCCATCTGTTTGATCGACAATTGTAAGCCCTTCATTTAACTTCTCCAAGTTGGTGATGGAACAGTTCCATCAATCTGTAGAGAAGGTGAAGACTTTTCCACTTGGACAAAAATACCAGAACAATACTTAGTGCAGCCAACAAATTATCCGGTAAAGCAGATTGTCGACTGTACgtatcaaaattttcaaaatcatgcTCGAGATGAAGAATATCTAAGAGAAATGGCAATTCTCACACCATTGAATGATACTGTAATTGAAACCAATGACATTGGACAAGCAGGGAATACCGAAGCTCAAATGAGATCGACGAGGCATCTGTCAATGTTGCCGATCAAGAAATGTTTTATCCTGTTGAATTCCTAAATACTCTTAATCTCTCGGGAATTCCAAATAACTGTCTGCAACTAAAAGAAGGAATGTCAGTGATGCTTCTCAGGAACATCAACTCTGCATTAGGAATGTGCAACAGAACAAGACTCATCATCACGCAGTTGGGGGCTTGGATAATCGAAGCAAAGATAATTACTGGAACCAATGTTGGCGCAAAAGTGCTCATCCTGCGAATAGTTTTGACAGCAAAGAACTCCAAGTGGCCTTTTGTTCCATGAAGGAAACAACTCCCAATAAAGTTTGCTATGCAATGACTTTACATAAAAGGCAAGGTCAGTCTTTGAATTATGTTGGATTGTATTTGCCAAAACTTGTATTTTCTCATAGGCAATTGTATGTTGCATTGTCAAGGGTAATCTCCCCTCAAACACTCAAAGTATGTTTTTGATCGAAGTATTCTCTCAACTTCCACAACTTCATCATAATTAATGTTATTTTGTACTACAGCAATAAATATGAACTTTTTCTCTATGCCGTATAATTCTTCTACTCTTTATATGACTAGATCCCACCAACATCGAGTATGaacttttatattaaattctttgacCAAAAACTTCAGAGAAGTCGAACATGAACATGAAATATACCCCCTaaactagtatatataaacttgactacaGAACAATAAAAAGGGTCAAAAGGGTAAATGTTGGAATATCATAGGGATAAAAAGGTAACTCTATATCTAAGTGCTTttgattaatttgtaattcttGTTCAATTCCCATTTAGTTACTATATATAAGTAATTCTAAGCATTGATTAATTCGTAATTCTTAATCAATTCCcttttaatctatatatatatgcacataaaGTTGGATTTTATACAATAAATAGGGTTAAAATGCTAGCAGCCTTACTGATTTATATGTTAATGTActatacatattataaataaagtactcaaagaaatataaaagtatattTCAATCACTTATTATCATatctttaataaataaattgaaaattgcaatgatatatatatatatatatatattacatgaacTCTTTacttaagaatatatatatatacatatatatatatatatattacattttcTTCTATTAAAAGTATGAATTTGCCGCATAGCAATTTACATACTAATATGACATATAAGTTCATGGTATtgttttttaaacttttatagtaaaattttctttataaactTTGTGCAGTGCATGGGTCCAATAAACTAGTTTAATAAGGAAGtggtgaaaaataaataaagcacCATACTTATCATTACATCTCAAATCATAATTCATGGTAGAAGAAAGTCCAGCAATGTATCAAGACTGACTAACGAACACTTTACCCGTGACCTCCATCAGGGTGGGGATGGCCGATGGGAACGCCCCCACACCCCAGATTTTGGGAATCTCAGCCGTAGAGATCCCACTTAAATCCCCCAAATTGGAGGGGCGGGGATGTCTTCGCTATTCACCCACCTCCAAATTGGGAGAACCAATCATGATTTtcagaaaataatgaaataaaggCCCGAGATATCTCAGCATGGGAATCAGTCGGCAACTTGCGTTTCTGTACTGAAAATCTTTTCAAAAAGAggatttcctttcttttttttttttggctgtaTTTCAATGAGAGGTACATTTTTAGCTGAATTTTCAACGAGAGGTACTAGGCGGATAGATCCTATGTCCGGGATAATAATATGAAGTGATGGGAATTGAGCTTTTGTTCATGCACCCGGCGCATCCACGCCCACTGGCTTCCATGCAATTTGCGGACCCGTTTGATTTTAGGTCGGTTTTTAATAATGTGTTccgttttagagttgagttgaattttgataataattgtgatattaaattataagaagaaatgtgaaaaagtaatgaatagttgagagaatttaatattaaaaactgaattgaataatttaaaaaattgaagaaaaaaaaggataataattgtgttgttcaCAAACTacagataaaataatatagagTTGAAGAACGGGCTCTTCAAGTTCTCATTTCTCTCACCATCTCGATTGAACTCCCAGCAAGAAGAAGAGCAGAAGGTCGACGAAGACTGTGACCAAGCAAGATATGACAAAGAACTTGTTCCACAGCTGAGCAACTTTAGCATGAGGATTCATAACACAGGATATACAGCTGCAAATATAAGATGAAAATCTCTTTGCCCATTCCTCTGCATCCTCGAACAGGGCATTATGGAACTGCAAGAAGGATATTTCTGTGTTGTAAGTTCCATCTTTCTCCGCCCTTCCCCACCTCGGTTCTTTTGGAAGAGAGACGCAGGTCTCGGAGCACCATATATTGGCCCGCTCATTGTTGAGAATCTTGTCTTTCTTTCGCTACGTGAAGGTCCGGTATAACCGACAAgataagtttgattttgatcggAGTCTTTGGAGCTCCAAGGAAGGGATATTGATGCAACTTTCAGGAACCTATATCAACGAGAAAATCCATTTACAATACGTATATTCAATTTATGAGGATCTAAAAGTTGACAATGAGACGCATATAAAATGGAATATCTTTGCAAGAGAGGCCACACACAGAATAGCTTGATAGCTTTGATTTCAAGAGGATTGCTTATTTCTTATTGACAAGAGAACTCTAATCGTGTATAACGATCGATGAAGTAGTTAAATAATCCTGATCATGAACGGCAACTCATAGCCACGAACAGGACCACAGGATATCTTACAATTACATGGTTCAACAAGAAAAGGGGCAGCCCGTACAATTCAGTAATAATTTGCACCGGCACGAATATCATGAACACATCCCATATATCAAAGCATCCTCCCACAAAAAAACTAACGATTGGCCTGAAGGAAGTAATGCTGGTAGAAAACTAACGATCTGGGCAGCTGGGCATGTGCGATGACCTATTACCATTATGACGAAGCAAAACGTAAAGCATCAAAAAGTTCGGGGGGATTTGATTCGGTACCTTTCTATCTTCAGATCACTAGGTTCTTTCCCCATGAAGTTTCTTTCTGCACCGGCACCAGTTGCTTCATATGTTGCTTTGATTCTTTTGAGTAAAGAATAACTTCGATTTTCCTTTATAGTGCAGCTAACACTGATTTGCTTTTCAGAATTCTTGAGATTGTGCTTTTGCTGTTCTTTTTTGCAGTTCCATAATGCCCTGTTCGAGGATGCAGAGGGATGGGCAAAGAGATTTTCATCTTATATTTGCAGCTGTATACCCTGTGTTATGAATCCTCATGCTAAAGTTGTTCAGCTGTGGAACAAGTTCTTTGTCATATCTTGCTTGGTCGCAGTCTTCGTCGACcctctgttcttcttcttgctgGGAGTTCAATGGGTAAAGCTCAGCCTTTTATTTTGTCTCCTTCCTGCTTATCGAGAGAGTGAGGGAAATGTGAACTTGGAGAGCCTGTTCTTCATTTAAAGCTTCTTTCTAACCACTCTATAGCTTCACTATGAATCGAATTAGTGTTGAAGAGTCTTGGTTACTTTTCTTACGTGTTTTTCGGATCCTTGGCTGCAGGATAATAAGTGCATAGTTTTGAACGGAACCATGACCACGACAATAGTTGTTTTCAGATGCGTGACTGATTTCATGTACATCCTTCACATACTTCTTCAGGTAAGCCGCAAGTTCATCATCATCTCGACAGCTCTCGTGCTGTTTATTCCATTATCCTTCCGTAGATGCTGACAGTTGTTTAATGCTGACTTGCCAATGGTATTTGTGCAAGATATTTGCTCTCTTGGCATTCGTCTCAAGTCGTAGCCTATGTAATAGACTACTAGTATTGTTTTTCCAACTCTTTTGCAGTTTAGGTTGGCCTATATAGCTCCTGAGTCAAGCGTGGTTGGTGCCGGAGATTTGGTCGACAATCCAAAGGAAATCGCCCTCAATTACCTGCAAGGGTATTTCTTCATAGATCTCTTCATTGCAATACCGCTCCCTCAAGTAAGTGCTGCTTTACATTGTTGTCGTTTTCTGCACTATCTGTTCAGTGTCATTTATTACAGCACAACATATGAATGATGTCGAAAACCATCTAagagaattaattttatttgattgcTGGCAGATTATGATATTGTCGATTCTACCACAATTCAAGGGATCATCTGCTGCATACTATGCCAAAACCCATTTAAGTGCAGCTGTTTTTGTTCAATTCATTCCTCGATTGTATAGAATTTTGACTATGCGTGGTGGTCAGTCTTCGACTGGCTTCATTATCGAGTCAGGATGGGCCTACTTCAACATGAATCTCCTTGCATACATGTTGTCCAGCCACGTTATTGGATCATGCTGGTACCTTTTTGAGTTGCAGGTAGGTAATATATTatctataattaattttcaggTGTCATCCTGTTTTCATTGTCGGCTTCATTTTCCGTCTCTTTCCATATGCgattatttcttttcattttctgccTATTGTTGGCGAACGGTGGCTTGACTTGCTTCCTCTAAACATGATGTCTTCAGTTATTCTCCTTTGTTCGCCTAATGGTGCCCTCTTTCTCTGTTCTTCTGATGCATTCAGCGGGTCAATCAATGTCTTCGAGATGGATGCCACCCTGTCGATATGTGTAACTTCATGGATTGTGGACACGGGGATGAGTTTCATAATTTCAGCTCCAATATGACGAGATGGAATCTTTGGAAAAACAATATAAACGCTGCTAACTGCTTTTCCAGAGATGGTTTCGATTATGGAATTTATCTTAAGGCCGTCAATCTTACCACGAAAGATAGCATTGTCACGGGATATGTCTACTCATTATTTTGGGGATTCCAGGTACTCATCTTCATTTTGATCGCTTTTAGCAGCAACTTTTAATTATCTTGCATCTGAAGATTTAATGGTTACGGCATTGTCACTCCATTGATTTTCAATACTAGACTCTCATACTGCCTTTTCTCTTTGGTTCGGCATTTGATGATTCTTTGCAAAAGCAAATCAGCACTCTAGCTGGAAATCAAGCTCCAAGCTATTTCATCAGGGAGGTCTTGTTCACCATATTAGCCCTCTTGCTGTTTGGTCTTCTTATCGGGAATATGCAGGACTTTCTGCAGGCTCTTGGAAGAAggtgtgatttttggcttcACATGGGAATATCTATATGCTGAGACTTGCTAAGTCCGAACTTTTCAAGCGAGATTCAACTAAATAATTTCCAATTTCAGTTTCGTGTCTTTTGTTTTCTGTTGAACATGTAGGACTTACGAGATATCAAAGAAGCTCACTCTAGATCTTCCACATTCTGTTTTTTCTCTGGAGGAGGTTAGTGAAGCCATTGAGAAACCGTGATGTCGAGCTGTGGATGAGGCACAGGCGCTTGCTGGAAGAGCTGCAAAGGTGGACTTTGTTCTCTTTAATCTCTTTTCAATTGTCAACATATAGTTTCACCAACAAGGAATCCGATTGTGTCCGCATTTTATGCAGGAGAGTTCGTCAAGCTGAGAGGTACAACTGGGCTGCCACTCGAGGAATAGACGGGGAAGTGATGTTAGAGAATTTACCAGAGGATCTTCAGAGAGACATACGACACCATCTATTCGAATTTATGAAGAAGGTTGGCCTGCTTTGCCCACGACGAGATTCTCTAGTTTGTAATTTCCATTCCCATCTTCTTGGTTCTACTCCTCGGCAGGAACTGACCTGTTATATTTTTACTTCGACAATCCGTGAACAAGCTCCAAACTAGTTATCGTGCATATACATGGTATTGAAGTTCAGAATTCTATGGATGAGAACACTAGATCTGCTGACACTAAATGGACAAATTTTGACCGTGCTGCAGGTACGCATATTTAAGCTCCTGGATGTTCTGATCTTAGACACGATCTATGAGAAGTTGAGGCATAAGACGTACATCCAAGGAAGCAAGATCTTGAGCCGTGATGGCCTGGTCAAAAGAATGACGTTCATTATGCACGGGAAAATGCTGAGCGAGGGAGAAGACGGGGTCGTGGGTCTTGGTGGAGGGGATGTTTGTTGCGGAGAGGAGCTTCTGGCATGGTGCCTTGGGAATTCTTCTCCAAACAAAGGTAAGTAAGTTTGCTTATTTCATTGTGAATCCTTTTCCTATATGGAATGGCGAAATAGAAAATACTAGCATTCGGCTTCTGCTCGGTTTCATCGCAGATGGGAAGAGAATAAGAGTACCTGGGCAGAGGCTGCACAGTAATAGGACGGTGAAGTGCTTGACGAATGTGGAAGCTTTTGCCCTCGAAGCAACTGACCTTGAAGAAGTCACAAGGCTCTTCGCAAGGTTCTTACGGAATCCTCAGGTTCAAGGAGCCATAAGGTTTGCTTCCATATAAAACTACTTCGCAGAGAACCGAATCTATTCCGTCGAGAAATTGTGATATGGCTTTCCATCTCAACAGGTATGTATCGCCCTACTGGAGAAGCTTTGCAGCAACTGGAATCCAAGTTGCGTGGAGATATAGGAAGAAATGTATAACTCGCGACACCAATTCTCGGTCCCTACGCTCTACCAAGTAAAACTCATGTACTTAAGTCTGCGAAGAATTTGAGAGAGGCTATTATATCGGGCTTCTAGCAGCTCCTATAACAGCAAAATGTGAGAACATGTCAGGTAGGATCTTTAAATTGCATTCATATTCTATATATTTCAGGATACCGAAATTGTTGTTTAGATCAGTTGTTCGAGTCAGTCCTTGTTTATTAAACTTCGATGCTAAAGGTGAAATTATCTTGTC
Above is a window of Punica granatum isolate Tunisia-2019 chromosome 7, ASM765513v2, whole genome shotgun sequence DNA encoding:
- the LOC116213655 gene encoding uncharacterized protein LOC116213655 produces the protein MASKKNSGPPNDINEPRGKAQWDTRTTEINNRDVVATMAIDIVSPPDPHFRGVPLEIKNDSGYWAHFKNCFRAMEGTHVKASIPPALQYLILDRKEYRSSNEIDEASVNVADQEMFYPVEFLNTLNLSGIPNNCLQLKEGMSVMLLRNINSALGMCNRTRLIITQLGAWIIEAKIITGTNVGAKVLILRIVLTAKNSKWPFVP
- the LOC116213094 gene encoding probable cyclic nucleotide-gated ion channel 20, chloroplastic, whose translation is MTYYHYDEAKRKASKSSGGFDSFHNALFEDAEGWAKRFSSYICSCIPCVMNPHAKVVQLWNKFFVISCLVAVFVDPLFFFLLGVQWDNKCIVLNGTMTTTIVVFRCVTDFMYILHILLQFRLAYIAPESSVVGAGDLVDNPKEIALNYLQGYFFIDLFIAIPLPQIMILSILPQFKGSSAAYYAKTHLSAAVFVQFIPRLYRILTMRGGQSSTGFIIESGWAYFNMNLLAYMLSSHVIGSCWYLFELQRVNQCLRDGCHPVDMCNFMDCGHGDEFHNFSSNMTRWNLWKNNINAANCFSRDGFDYGIYLKAVNLTTKDSIVTGYVYSLFWGFQQISTLAGNQAPSYFIREVLFTILALLLFGLLIGNMQDFLQALGRRRLVKPLRNRDVELWMRHRRLLEELQRRVRQAERYNWAATRGIDGEVMLENLPEDLQRDIRHHLFEFMKKVRIFKLLDVLILDTIYEKLRHKTYIQGSKILSRDGLVKRMTFIMHGKMLSEGEDGVVGLGGGDVCCGEELLAWCLGNSSPNKDGKRIRVPGQRLHSNRTVKCLTNVEAFALEATDLEEVTRLFARFLRNPQVQGAIRYVSPYWRSFAATGIQVAWRYRKKCITRDTNSRSLRSTK